The Candidatus Obscuribacterales bacterium genome has a segment encoding these proteins:
- a CDS encoding HupE/UreJ family protein, translated as MFHSITTIQRPARAGIILALALGAIALYATPALAHHPFGGQTPTTFMAGFLSGLGHPVIGLDHATFVVASGLLAALWPSGLVIPLGFVLSSLLGTSVHLLGWNLPAAEIFISGSVVMFGILLALRQQLPLLPVVILGAIAGLFHGYAYGEAIIGAEMMPLVAYLLGFTVIQGAIALAAYAMARQASLPSKEHPLSLRFAGFLICGLGTAFLSTIVLG; from the coding sequence GTGTTCCATTCCATTACGACCATTCAGCGTCCCGCTCGGGCGGGCATCATCCTAGCCCTAGCCCTAGGAGCGATCGCTCTCTACGCAACGCCTGCCCTGGCTCACCATCCCTTTGGTGGCCAGACACCCACGACCTTCATGGCCGGATTTCTGTCGGGTCTAGGGCACCCGGTCATTGGTCTCGACCATGCAACCTTTGTGGTCGCATCGGGTTTGCTAGCCGCACTTTGGCCGTCTGGCTTAGTCATTCCCTTGGGCTTTGTCCTGTCATCCCTCCTGGGTACCAGTGTCCATCTACTCGGCTGGAATTTGCCCGCTGCGGAAATCTTCATTTCTGGATCCGTGGTGATGTTCGGTATTCTCCTGGCCCTGCGGCAGCAGTTGCCGCTCTTGCCTGTGGTGATTCTAGGGGCGATCGCCGGCCTCTTCCATGGCTATGCCTATGGGGAAGCGATCATTGGCGCGGAGATGATGCCGCTCGTGGCCTATCTCCTAGGCTTCACCGTCATCCAAGGGGCGATCGCCCTGGCCGCCTACGCCATGGCTCGCCAGGCGAGTCTTCCATCCAAGGAGCATCCACTATCTCTACGATTTGCTGGATTTCTTATCTGCGGTCTCGGCACCGCTTTTCTCAGCACCATTGTTCTTGGCTAA